The proteins below come from a single Antennarius striatus isolate MH-2024 chromosome 18, ASM4005453v1, whole genome shotgun sequence genomic window:
- the ephb3a gene encoding ephrin type-B receptor 3, whose protein sequence is MTMDYLLWVCSLLVPAVLAVEETLMDSRWATTELAWTTFPESGWEEVSGYDDSMSPIRTYQVCNVRQPSQNNWLRTDFVPRRGVLRVYVELKFSVRDCASIPNIPGSCKETFNLFYYESDGDTATDTSPLWRENPYVKVDTIAPDESFSLLEAGRINTKVRSFGPLSRAGFYLAFQDLGACMSLISVRVFFKKCSTTIAHFAVFPETATGAEATSLVIAPGACVLNAMEVSVPLKLYCNGDGEWMVPVGSCTCVAGFEPSADSTQCQACIPGTFKSKYGEGSCAPCPSHSRTSARGSSICPCLSGFYRADTDPPDAVCTTIPSAPRSVISSVNETSLSLEWEEPQDTGGRSDLVYNVVCKKCLRDRSPCTRCDDNVDIAPRRLGLRQRKVVVRNLQAHTRYSFEVQAVNGVSGKNPASPRYSTVNITTNQAAPSAVPTVHLMRSTSDALSLSWLPPEKPNGVILDYEIKYHERGQAMSHTVTSQHSSAKVEGLRAATPYVVQVRARTVAGYGRYSNPMDFSTNLHSDPQTSVQDQLPLIIGSASAGLVVIVALVVIAVVCLKKQRSGSELEYTEKLQQYISPGVKVYIDPFTYEDPNDAIHEFAKEIDISCVKIEEVIGAGEFGEVCRGRLKQAGRREMVVAIKTLKAGYTERQRRDFLAEASIMGQFDHPNVIRLEGVLTRSCPVLIITEFMENGALDSFLRLNDGRFTMTQLVGMLRGIAAGMKYLSDMNYVHRDLAARNILVNSNLVCKVSDFGLSRFLDDTSADPTYTSSLGGKIPIRWTAPEAIAFRKFTSASDVWSYGIVMWEVVSYGERPYWDMSNQDVMTAVEQDYRLPPPMDCPMVLHQLMLECWMKERNLRPKFCRIVSTLDKLLRNAASLKVVTSTYSGDLLRLGGTLPGHNRKSPDTSQEIIRQQLSQTLPIRV, encoded by the exons AAACCCTGATGGACAGCCGCTGGGCGACCACGGAGCTGGCGTGGACCACGTTCCCCGAGAGCGGG TGGGAGGAGGTTAGCGGCTACGACGACTCCATGAGCCCCATCCGGACCTACCAGGTGTGTAATGTCCGCCAGCCCAGCCAGAACAACTGGCTGCGGACGGACTTCGTCCCCCGCCGGGGGGTCCTGCGCGTCTACGTGGAGCTCAAGTTCTCGGTGCGCGACTGTGCCAGCATCCCCAACATCCCCGGCTCCTGCAAAGAGACCTTCAACCTGTTCTACTACGAGTCCGACGGGGACACGGCCACCGACACCAGCCCCCTGTGGAGGGAGAACCCCTACGTGAAGGTGGACACCATCGCCCCGGACGAGAGCTTCTCGCTGCTGGAGGCGGGACGCATCAACACCAAAGTGCGCAGCTTCGGCCCGCTGTCCCGGGCCGGCTTCTACCTGGCCTTCCAGGATCTGGGCGCCTGCATGTCGCTCATCTCCGTCAGGGTCTTCTTCAAGAAGTGCTCCACCACCATCGCCCACTTCGCCGTCTTCCCGGAGACGGCCACGGGGGCGGAGGCCACCTCCTTGGTGATCGCCCCGGGGGCTTGCGTGCTGAACGCCATGGAGGTGTCCGTGCCGCTCAAGCTGTACTGCAACGGCGACGGCGAGTGGATGGTTCCCGTGGGCTCGTGCACCTGCGTGGCCGGCTTCGAGCCGTCCGCAGACAGCACCCAGTGTCAGG CTTGCATCCCCGGAACCTTCAAATCCAAGTATGGGGAGGGCTCCTGCGCCCCCTGCCCGTCCCACAGCCGCACCAGCGCCAGAGGCTCCAGCATCTGCCCCTGCCTGAGCGGCTTCTACCGCGCCGACACCGACCCCCCCGACGCCGTCTGCACCA CCATCCCGTCGGCGCCGCGCAGCGTCATCTCCAGCGTGAACGAGACCTCGCTGTCGCTGGAGTGGGAGGAGCCTCAGGACACGGGTGGGCGGAGCGACCTGGTCTACAACGTGGTGTGCAAGAAATGCCTGCGCGACCGCAGCCCCTGCACGCGCTGCGACGACAACGTGGACATCGccccccgcaggctggggctgcgGCAGCGGAAGGTGGTGGTGAGGAACCTGCAGGCCCACACCCGCTACAGCTTCGAGGTGCAGGCGGTCAACGGGGTGTCCGGGAAGAACCCCGCCTCGCCCAGATACTCCACCGTCAACATCACCACCAACCAGGCCG cGCCGTCGGCGGTGCCCACCGTCCACCTGATGCGCTCCACCTCCGACGCGCTCAGCCTGTCCTGGCTGCCGCCCGAGAAGCCCAACGGCGTCATCCTGGACTACGAGATCAAATACCACGAGAGG GGCCAGGCCATGTCTCACACCGTCACGTCGCAGCACAGCTCCGCCAAGGTGGAGGGTCTGCGGGCGGCCACGCCCTACGTGGTGCAGGTGCGGGCTCGCACGGTGGCGGGATACGGTCGCTATAGCAACCCCATGGACTTCAGCACCAATCTGCACA GTGACCCCCAGACGTCGGTGCAGGACCAGCTGCCTCTCATCATCGGCTCGGCCTCGGCGGGGCTGGTGGTTATCGTGGCTCTGGTGGTGATCGCCGTGGTCTGCCTTAA GAAGCAGCGCAGCGGCTCGGAGCTGGAGTACACCGAGAAGCTGCAGCAataca TCTCCCCAGGGGTCAAAGTTTACATCGACCCCTTCACCTACGAGGACCCCAACGACGCCATCCACGAGTTCGCCAAAGAGATCGACATCTCCTGCGTGAAGATAGAGGAAGTCATCGGCGCAG GTGAATTCGGGGAGGTGTGTCGCGGTCGCCTCAAACAGGCCGGCCGTCGGGAGATGGTGGTCGCCATCAAGACCCTGAAGGCGGGCTACACCGAGCGCCAGAGGCGGGACTTCCTGGCCGAAGCCTCCATCATGGGGCAGTTCGACCACCCCAACGTGATCCGCCTGGAGGGGGTCCTGACCCGCAGCTGCCCCGTCCTCATCATCACCGAGTTCATGGAGAACGGAGCGCTGGATTCCTTCCTCAGG ctgAACGACGGTCGCTTCACCATGACGCAGCTGGTGGGGATGCTGCGCGGCATCGCCGCGGGGATGAAGTACCTGTCTGACATGAACTACGTCCACCGGGACCTCGCCGCCCGCAACATCCTGGTCAACAGCAACCTGGTGTGCAAAGTGTCCGACTTCGGTCTGTCGCGCTTCCTGGACGACACCTCGGCCGACCCCACCTACACCAGCTCcctg ggAGGGAAGATCCCCATCCGGTGGACGGCACCGGAGGCCATCGCCTTCAGGAAGTTCACGTCAGCCAGCGACGTGTGGAGCTACGGCATCGTGATGTGGGAGGTGGTGTCCTACGGGGAGCGGCCCTACTGGGACATGAGCAACCAGGAC GTGATGACGGCGGTGGAGCAGGACTAccgcctgcccccccccatggaCTGCCCCATGGTGCTGCACCAGCTGATGCTGGAGTGctggatgaaggagaggaaCCTGAGGCCCAAGTTCTGTCGCATCGTCAGCACCCTGGACAAGCTGCTGCGCAACGCCGCCAGCCTGAAGGTGGTGACCAGCACCTACTCAGG GGACCTGCTGCGCCTCGGAGGAACGCTCCCCGGACACAACAGGAAGAGCCCGGACACCAGTCAGGAAATCATCCGGCAGCAGCTGAGCCAAACCCTCCCAATCAGAGTGTGA